From Drosophila subpulchrella strain 33 F10 #4 breed RU33 unplaced genomic scaffold, RU_Dsub_v1.1 Primary Assembly Seq354, whole genome shotgun sequence, the proteins below share one genomic window:
- the LOC119560559 gene encoding uncharacterized protein LOC119560559 isoform X5 — MEAPDQDVMLESGEDLMSTSASSTNGGDTNGCGKKLTVTSPDPTSYVTKQRVTRPTPPAPSKNPMQFVQIKPCNLYQTAQEQLKKAEEVKKLKEVKKEEPEEWQNNLDNWKSSRRKRVEHIIDRAVETKKLELEEHDRMRRKSKTFTEMMEERAERGGPRGRAKLASLAVYNEDETNDLSDLGIGTSSASGKSSMSEDYDNNSVMSDHAAELDKAIGAPVSGAAGASSRSVDEQQNHINRNGSNGNHGNGVAVDQAVTSNPSRTAGREYISSPGYDTSSSTAPASSPDPCEYTYEGAIQDYKQRVQRASSNGNGNANGKAVGEPIAYPTRRGSKIEDRLSGFEVTSPSDTQEGVEKQKVDVPKVDISKRKEIFEQVKTEVPNGAASAAPKLVLRDRLTNGNAAPTAPKSDVRRLSGDITSIRDRMQSLEQQRKAFNSSKSVDVPVPPLKQRLNSLQQSVTKEDQKKPPLVALIDARQLEIMRGEEERMRQQQQLQKEKEKHAPQSQATVVAPLPPPPALIIEEPPVTATNDDSGIQEDTTDELQQQQQQLNAAIAALALEERQLEEAANAVNQIEAEFDELTDLNPSPLPPSPAHPSAQANIQPLAAAPTSTQAANQAAAPPLRDMEFSINEALELALQAIDREATPEPMDKAQHSQEEEKEQPAEEQQEEQLGGQPDEGEQEQEQETNEQGESHTEGGEMPNKTDEQKQGEREPIYENVSSTISMHEVDNEQIATMTITTQTQATRRSHRRSIPNKQPSNNNENNQSPNQTNSSSNQNENSTAATSAAIPVPPATSGDVEPYYQVPKATEPYYDAPKHLRPVPVYENIEIFYSGLEISQGSAGTPLGPMEPPKEKPPPPPTESPPPIPVDEGHDDELDGLGSSLGHNTDTWSSDNTYETISNGTRRHLQGQLEPAQPSPPIKRMNSTKRIKKELRNKRSSFLGIETDGDLDDMESYLELTVAPPPDMAQLLQEERRLEKQLYIKAGLCDSSDTGESRDSGVSENHSRQSSEHYTNSSEENDTQSDATPPPLPPPPSTAQLGEVIYQNEGLLAAQTPLLQTVKGNSAESWTESATAAAAATQSLSEATATANAKMQSIEDKIREQGEVLRVERELLHFSQEELKRQRENLLLRENLARRELQHGAKMLMSNNRRSLQDLHHGLGIGNGMLSAFQPPQHHQAPMPPPHPQQIYANVPQQQQQAALYAYHQMDTDYRKSMSDLNEFSNRLMLPPTPPTKPLRAMQLNANGHGLEPDYAVSSRQRQPPVPYGGSLVKIAGAPMPPRISGQGYPVQASAAAAYHHQSAQNLSNMSRNTLLALSATPKPKYTDGWVQVQQRKSYDSHQANDPAWLSAQQQKRKSMPDYGGALYNNNHWLLQEAEQRRIEQLNRRSMPASKSKGKPLPDSIIQTLTERVQSKGIGDRKRFDGNGNYSQVNGNTNGYQQQQQKSNTTNGSNINGGSNQEKVLSVSGKKKCSHCGDELGKLCYYVGCRGAAMIIESLLLFYHINCFKCCVCHVQLGDGLNGTDVRVRNHKLHCQNCYSSDDGIKFSCV; from the exons ATGGAGGCCCCTGATCAGGATGTCATGCTGGAGAGCGGCGAAGACCTTATGTCCACATCGGCCTCCTCCACAAATGGCGGGGACACTAATGGTTGCGGCAAAAAATTG ACCGTAACCTCGCCGGATCCCACGTCGTACGTGACCAAGCAGCGAGTGACGCGGCCCACGCCGCCTGCTCCTTCGAAGAATCCGATGCAGTTCGTCCAGATCAAGCCCTGCAACCTGTATCAGACCGCGCAGGAGCAGCTGAAGAAGGCCGAGGAGGTCAAGAAGCTGAAGGAGGTGAAGAAGGAGGAGCCAGAGGAGTGGCAGAAC AACCTTGACAATTGGAAATCATCACGGCGAAAACGTGTCGAGCACATCATCGATCGAGCGGTGGAGACCAAGAAACTCGAGCTGGAGGAGCATGATCGCATGCGCCGAAAATCGAAAACATTCACCGAAATGATGGAGGAGAG GGCTGAAAGGGGCGGACCTCGGGGGCGTGCCAAGCTGGCTTCGCTGGCCGTATACAACGAGGATGAGACCAACGATCTGAGTGATCTGGGAATCGGAACCAGCAGCGCCAGCGGAAAGAGCAGTATGTCCGAGGATTATGACAATAATAGTGTTATG AGCGATCATGCCGCCGAGCTGGACAAGGCGATCGGAGCACCTGTCTCTGGAGCTGCCGGAGCAAGCTCGCGAAGCGTGGACGAGCAGCAGAATCACATCAACCGCAACGGCAGTAATGGGAACCACGGGAACGGAGTGGCCGTTGACCAGGCGGTCACCTCGAATCCGTCTAGGACCGCAGGAAGGGAGTACATTTCCTCGCCAGGGTACGACACGTCGTCTAGTACCGCGCCAGCTAGTTCACCAGATCCATGTGAATACACCTACGAGGGAGCCATCCAGGATTATAAGCAAAGGGTCCAACGGGCCAGCAGCAATGGCAACGGAAATGCCAATGGCAAGGCGGTCGGAGAACCCATCGCCTATCCCACAAGGCGCGGATCCAAGATCGAGGACCGCTTGAGTGGCTTTGAGGTCACTTCGCCCAGCGACACGCAAGAGGGCGTAGAGAAGCAGAAGGTGGACGTGCCCAAGGTGGACATTTCCAAGCGGAAGGAAATCTTCGAGCAGGTCAAGACGGAAGTGCCCAATGGCGCTGCCTCCGCTGCCCCAAAACTGGTACTTCGAGATCGCCTAACAAACGGAAATGCAGCTCCCACTGCCCCCAAGTCGGATGTGAGGCGCCTTTCTGGCGACATAACCAGCATTCGGGACCGCATGCAGAGCTTGGAGCAGCAGAGAAAGGCCTTTAATTCCAGTAAGAGTGTGGACGTGCCTGTGCCGCCGCTCAAGCAGCGTCTGAACAGCCTGCAGCAGTCCGTTACCAAAGAGGATCAGAAGAAGCCACCGTTGGTGGCCCTCATCGATGCCAGACAACTCGAGATCATGAGGGGCGAGGAGGAACGAAtgcgccagcagcagcagctgcagaaGGAGAAGGAGAAGCACGCCCCACAAAGCCAAGCCACTGTGGTCGCTCCTCTGCCACCACCTCCAGCCCTGATTATAGAGGAGCCGCCGGTGACAGCCACCAACGATGACAGCGGTATCCAGGAGGACACCACGGAtgagctgcagcagcagcagcagcaactcaACGCAGCCATCGCCGCCTTGGCTCTCGAGGAGCGCCAGTTGGAGGAGGCGGCCAACGCGGTCAACCAAATCGAAGCGGAGTTCGATGAGCTGACCGATCTGAATCCGTCGCCATTGCCACCGTCGCCGGCTCATCCATCGGCTCAGGCAAACATCCAACCACTGGCAGCCGCTCCAACTTCAACACAAGCGGCCAATCAGGCGGCTGCTCCTCCATTGCGGGACATGGAATTTAGT ATCAACGAAGCTCTTGAATTGGCGCTGCAAGCTATCGATCGCGAGGCGACGCCCGAGCCAATGGACAAGGCACAACATTCAcaggaggaggagaaggagcagccggcggaggagcagcaggaggagCAGTTGGGGGGACAGCCGGACGAgggggagcaggagcaggagcaggagacCAATGAGCAGGGGGAATCACACACCGAGGGTGGGGAAATGCCAAATAAAACCGATGAGCAGAAGCAGGGGGAACGAGAGCCCATCTATGAGAATGTCAGCTCGACTATATCTATGCACGAAGTAGATAATGAACAGATAGCAACGATGACGATAACCACACAGACACAAGCGACGCGGAGGAGTCACAGGAGAAGCATTCCAAATAAGCAACCCAGCAACAATAACGAGAATAATCAAAGCCCTAATCaaaccaacagcagcagcaatcaaAACGAAAACAGCACAGCAGCAACCTCAGCAGCAATCCCCGTGCCACCAGCAACGTCTGGAGATGTGGAGCCGTACTACCAAGTGCCGAAGGCCACGGAGCCCTACTACGACGCCCCGAAGCATTTAAGACCCGTGCCCGTCTACGAAAACATCGAGATCTTCTACTCGGGCCTGGAGATCAGTCAGGGATCAGCGGGAACGCCTCTGGGACCGATGGAGCCACCCAAGGAGAAGCCTCCACCACCGCCCACCGAGAGTCCGCCGCCGATTCCAGTGGACGAGGGCCACGACGACGAGCTCGATGGGTTGGGCAGCAGCCTGGGGCACAACACCGACACCTGGTCATCGGACAACACCTACGAGACCATATCGAACGGCACTCGCCGGCACCTCCAGGGACAACTGGAGCCTGCCCAGCCGTCGCCGCCCATCAAGCGGATGAACTCCACCAAGCGGATCAAGAAGGAGCTGCGCAACAAGCGCTCCAGCTTCCTGGGCATCGAAACCGACGGGGATCTCGACGACATGGAATCCTACCTGGAGCTCACCGTGGCCCCGCCGCCGGACATGGCGCAACTCCTGCAGGAGGAGAGGCGGCTGGAGAAACAGCTGTACATCAAGGCGGGACTCTGCGACAGTTCCGACACAG GTGAAAGCCGAGACTCCGGAGTCTCCGAGAACCATTCTCGTCAGAGCAGCGAGCACTACACAAACTCCTCTGAGGAGAACGACACGCAGTCGGATGCCAcgcccccgccgctgcccccgccccCGTCGACCGCCCAGCTGGGCGAAGTCATCTACCAGAACGAGGGCCTCCTGGCTGCCCAGACGCCGCTTCTCCAGACAGTCAAGGGCAACTCGGCCGAGTCCTGGACGGAGTCGGCGacggcggcagcggcggccACCCAGTCGCTGAGCGAGGCCACAGCGACGGCCAACGCCAAGATGCAGTCCATCGAGGACAAGATCCGGGAGCAGGGCGAGGTGTTGCGGGTGGAGCGGGAGCTGCTCCACTTTTCG CAGGAGGAACTGAAGCGCCAGCGTGAGAATCTTTTGCTCCGTGAGAATCTAGCCCGCCGGGAACTGCAGCACGGTGCGAAGATGCTGATGTCAAACAACCGGCGCTCCCTGCAGGACCTGCACCACGGCCTGGGCATCGGCAACGGAATGCTGAGTGCCTTCCAGCCGCCGCAGCACCACCAGGCACCAATGCCCCCACCGCATCCGCAGCAGATCTACGCCAAtgtgccgcagcagcagcaacaagcGGCACTGTACGCGTATCACCAGATGGACACGGACTACCGCAAGTCCATGTCGGACCTGAACGAGTTTTCCAATCGCCTAATGTTGCCGCCAACGCCGCCGACGAAGCCCCTGAGGGCGATGCAACTGAACGCCAATGGCCATGGCCTTGAGCCGGACTACGCGGTTAGCTCGAGGCAGCGCCAGCCGCCTGTTCCGTACGGCGGATCTCTGGTGAAGATCGCTGGGGCACCGATGCCGCCTCGGATCTCTGGCCAAGGATATCCCGTTCAAGCGTCGGCAGCGGCCGCATACCACCATCAGTCGGCCCAGAACCTGAGCAATATGTCCCGGAACACATTGCTCGCCCTGAGTGCCACCCCCAAACCCAAGTACACGGACGGATGGGTGCAGGTGCAGCAGCGGAAGAGCTACGACAGCCACCAGGCCAACGACCCGGCCTGGCTGTCCGCCCAGCAGCAGAAGCGCAAGTCCATGCCGGACTACGGCGGAGCCCtctacaacaacaaccactggCTGCTCCAGGAGGCGGAGCAGCGACGCATCGAGCAACTCAACCGGCGATCGATGCCGGCCAGTAAGTCGAAGGGCAAGCCGCTGCCCGACTCCATCATCCAAACGCTGACGGAAAGGGTGCAGAGCAAGGGCATAGGCGATCGAAAGCG CTTCGATGGCAACGGCAACTACAGCCAGGTCAACGGCAACACCAATGGctaccagcagcaacagcagaagTCCAACACCACgaacggcagcaacatcaacggCGGCAGCAATCAGGAGAAGGTGCTCAGCGTCAGCGGCAAGAAGAAGTGCTCCCACTGCGGCGACGAACTAGGTAAACTTTGCTACTACGTTGGTT GCCGCGGCGCTGCCATGATCATCGAGTCGCTGTTGCTCTTCTACCACATCAACTGCTTCAAGTGCTGCGTCTGCCACGTCCAGCTGGGAGATGGCCTCAATGGAACCGATGTCCGGGTGCGGAATCACAAGCTGCACTGCCAGAACTGCTACTCCAGCGATGATGGCATCAAGTTCAGCTGCGTCTAG
- the LOC119560559 gene encoding uncharacterized protein LOC119560559 isoform X1 translates to MEAPDQDVMLESGEDLMSTSASSTNGGDTNGCGKKLTVTSPDPTSYVTKQRVTRPTPPAPSKNPMQFVQIKPCNLYQTAQEQLKKAEEVKKLKEVKKEEPEEWQNNLDNWKSSRRKRVEHIIDRAVETKKLELEEHDRMRRKSKTFTEMMEERAERGGPRGRAKLASLAVYNEDETNDLSDLGIGTSSASGKSSMSEDYDNNSVMSDHAAELDKAIGAPVSGAAGASSRSVDEQQNHINRNGSNGNHGNGVAVDQAVTSNPSRTAGREYISSPGYDTSSSTAPASSPDPCEYTYEGAIQDYKQRVQRASSNGNGNANGKAVGEPIAYPTRRGSKIEDRLSGFEVTSPSDTQEGVEKQKVDVPKVDISKRKEIFEQVKTEVPNGAASAAPKLVLRDRLTNGNAAPTAPKSDVRRLSGDITSIRDRMQSLEQQRKAFNSSKSVDVPVPPLKQRLNSLQQSVTKEDQKKPPLVALIDARQLEIMRGEEERMRQQQQLQKEKEKHAPQSQATVVAPLPPPPALIIEEPPVTATNDDSGIQEDTTDELQQQQQQLNAAIAALALEERQLEEAANAVNQIEAEFDELTDLNPSPLPPSPAHPSAQANIQPLAAAPTSTQAANQAAAPPLRDMEFSINEALELALQAIDREATPEPMDKAQHSQEEEKEQPAEEQQEEQLGGQPDEGEQEQEQETNEQGESHTEGGEMPNKTDEQKQGEREPIYENVSSTISMHEVDNEQIATMTITTQTQATRRSHRRSIPNKQPSNNNENNQSPNQTNSSSNQNENSTAATSAAIPVPPATSGDVEPYYQVPKATEPYYDAPKHLRPVPVYENIEIFYSGLEISQGSAGTPLGPMEPPKEKPPPPPTESPPPIPVDEGHDDELDGLGSSLGHNTDTWSSDNTYETISNGTRRHLQGQLEPAQPSPPIKRMNSTKRIKKELRNKRSSFLGIETDGDLDDMESYLELTVAPPPDMAQLLQEERRLEKQLYIKAGLCDSSDTGESRDSGVSENHSRQSSEHYTNSSEENDTQSDATPPPLPPPPSTAQLGEVIYQNEGLLAAQTPLLQTVKGNSAESWTESATAAAAATQSLSEATATANAKMQSIEDKIREQGEVLRVERELLHFSQEELKRQRENLLLRENLARRELQHGAKMLMSNNRRSLQDLHHGLGIGNGMLSAFQPPQHHQAPMPPPHPQQIYANVPQQQQQAALYAYHQMDTDYRKSMSDLNEFSNRLMLPPTPPTKPLRAMQLNANGHGLEPDYAVSSRQRQPPVPYGGSLVKIAGAPMPPRISGQGYPVQASAAAAYHHQSAQNLSNMSRNTLLALSATPKPKYTDGWVQVQQRKSYDSHQANDPAWLSAQQQKRKSMPDYGGALYNNNHWLLQEAEQRRIEQLNRRSMPASKSKGKPLPDSIIQTLTERVQSKGIGDRKRFDGNGNYSQVNGNTNGYQQQQQKSNTTNGSNINGGSNQEKVLSVSGKKKCSHCGDELGRGAAMIIESLLLFYHINCFKCCVCHVQLGDGLNGTDVRVRNHKLHCQNCYSSDDGIKFSCV, encoded by the exons ATGGAGGCCCCTGATCAGGATGTCATGCTGGAGAGCGGCGAAGACCTTATGTCCACATCGGCCTCCTCCACAAATGGCGGGGACACTAATGGTTGCGGCAAAAAATTG ACCGTAACCTCGCCGGATCCCACGTCGTACGTGACCAAGCAGCGAGTGACGCGGCCCACGCCGCCTGCTCCTTCGAAGAATCCGATGCAGTTCGTCCAGATCAAGCCCTGCAACCTGTATCAGACCGCGCAGGAGCAGCTGAAGAAGGCCGAGGAGGTCAAGAAGCTGAAGGAGGTGAAGAAGGAGGAGCCAGAGGAGTGGCAGAAC AACCTTGACAATTGGAAATCATCACGGCGAAAACGTGTCGAGCACATCATCGATCGAGCGGTGGAGACCAAGAAACTCGAGCTGGAGGAGCATGATCGCATGCGCCGAAAATCGAAAACATTCACCGAAATGATGGAGGAGAG GGCTGAAAGGGGCGGACCTCGGGGGCGTGCCAAGCTGGCTTCGCTGGCCGTATACAACGAGGATGAGACCAACGATCTGAGTGATCTGGGAATCGGAACCAGCAGCGCCAGCGGAAAGAGCAGTATGTCCGAGGATTATGACAATAATAGTGTTATG AGCGATCATGCCGCCGAGCTGGACAAGGCGATCGGAGCACCTGTCTCTGGAGCTGCCGGAGCAAGCTCGCGAAGCGTGGACGAGCAGCAGAATCACATCAACCGCAACGGCAGTAATGGGAACCACGGGAACGGAGTGGCCGTTGACCAGGCGGTCACCTCGAATCCGTCTAGGACCGCAGGAAGGGAGTACATTTCCTCGCCAGGGTACGACACGTCGTCTAGTACCGCGCCAGCTAGTTCACCAGATCCATGTGAATACACCTACGAGGGAGCCATCCAGGATTATAAGCAAAGGGTCCAACGGGCCAGCAGCAATGGCAACGGAAATGCCAATGGCAAGGCGGTCGGAGAACCCATCGCCTATCCCACAAGGCGCGGATCCAAGATCGAGGACCGCTTGAGTGGCTTTGAGGTCACTTCGCCCAGCGACACGCAAGAGGGCGTAGAGAAGCAGAAGGTGGACGTGCCCAAGGTGGACATTTCCAAGCGGAAGGAAATCTTCGAGCAGGTCAAGACGGAAGTGCCCAATGGCGCTGCCTCCGCTGCCCCAAAACTGGTACTTCGAGATCGCCTAACAAACGGAAATGCAGCTCCCACTGCCCCCAAGTCGGATGTGAGGCGCCTTTCTGGCGACATAACCAGCATTCGGGACCGCATGCAGAGCTTGGAGCAGCAGAGAAAGGCCTTTAATTCCAGTAAGAGTGTGGACGTGCCTGTGCCGCCGCTCAAGCAGCGTCTGAACAGCCTGCAGCAGTCCGTTACCAAAGAGGATCAGAAGAAGCCACCGTTGGTGGCCCTCATCGATGCCAGACAACTCGAGATCATGAGGGGCGAGGAGGAACGAAtgcgccagcagcagcagctgcagaaGGAGAAGGAGAAGCACGCCCCACAAAGCCAAGCCACTGTGGTCGCTCCTCTGCCACCACCTCCAGCCCTGATTATAGAGGAGCCGCCGGTGACAGCCACCAACGATGACAGCGGTATCCAGGAGGACACCACGGAtgagctgcagcagcagcagcagcaactcaACGCAGCCATCGCCGCCTTGGCTCTCGAGGAGCGCCAGTTGGAGGAGGCGGCCAACGCGGTCAACCAAATCGAAGCGGAGTTCGATGAGCTGACCGATCTGAATCCGTCGCCATTGCCACCGTCGCCGGCTCATCCATCGGCTCAGGCAAACATCCAACCACTGGCAGCCGCTCCAACTTCAACACAAGCGGCCAATCAGGCGGCTGCTCCTCCATTGCGGGACATGGAATTTAGT ATCAACGAAGCTCTTGAATTGGCGCTGCAAGCTATCGATCGCGAGGCGACGCCCGAGCCAATGGACAAGGCACAACATTCAcaggaggaggagaaggagcagccggcggaggagcagcaggaggagCAGTTGGGGGGACAGCCGGACGAgggggagcaggagcaggagcaggagacCAATGAGCAGGGGGAATCACACACCGAGGGTGGGGAAATGCCAAATAAAACCGATGAGCAGAAGCAGGGGGAACGAGAGCCCATCTATGAGAATGTCAGCTCGACTATATCTATGCACGAAGTAGATAATGAACAGATAGCAACGATGACGATAACCACACAGACACAAGCGACGCGGAGGAGTCACAGGAGAAGCATTCCAAATAAGCAACCCAGCAACAATAACGAGAATAATCAAAGCCCTAATCaaaccaacagcagcagcaatcaaAACGAAAACAGCACAGCAGCAACCTCAGCAGCAATCCCCGTGCCACCAGCAACGTCTGGAGATGTGGAGCCGTACTACCAAGTGCCGAAGGCCACGGAGCCCTACTACGACGCCCCGAAGCATTTAAGACCCGTGCCCGTCTACGAAAACATCGAGATCTTCTACTCGGGCCTGGAGATCAGTCAGGGATCAGCGGGAACGCCTCTGGGACCGATGGAGCCACCCAAGGAGAAGCCTCCACCACCGCCCACCGAGAGTCCGCCGCCGATTCCAGTGGACGAGGGCCACGACGACGAGCTCGATGGGTTGGGCAGCAGCCTGGGGCACAACACCGACACCTGGTCATCGGACAACACCTACGAGACCATATCGAACGGCACTCGCCGGCACCTCCAGGGACAACTGGAGCCTGCCCAGCCGTCGCCGCCCATCAAGCGGATGAACTCCACCAAGCGGATCAAGAAGGAGCTGCGCAACAAGCGCTCCAGCTTCCTGGGCATCGAAACCGACGGGGATCTCGACGACATGGAATCCTACCTGGAGCTCACCGTGGCCCCGCCGCCGGACATGGCGCAACTCCTGCAGGAGGAGAGGCGGCTGGAGAAACAGCTGTACATCAAGGCGGGACTCTGCGACAGTTCCGACACAG GTGAAAGCCGAGACTCCGGAGTCTCCGAGAACCATTCTCGTCAGAGCAGCGAGCACTACACAAACTCCTCTGAGGAGAACGACACGCAGTCGGATGCCAcgcccccgccgctgcccccgccccCGTCGACCGCCCAGCTGGGCGAAGTCATCTACCAGAACGAGGGCCTCCTGGCTGCCCAGACGCCGCTTCTCCAGACAGTCAAGGGCAACTCGGCCGAGTCCTGGACGGAGTCGGCGacggcggcagcggcggccACCCAGTCGCTGAGCGAGGCCACAGCGACGGCCAACGCCAAGATGCAGTCCATCGAGGACAAGATCCGGGAGCAGGGCGAGGTGTTGCGGGTGGAGCGGGAGCTGCTCCACTTTTCG CAGGAGGAACTGAAGCGCCAGCGTGAGAATCTTTTGCTCCGTGAGAATCTAGCCCGCCGGGAACTGCAGCACGGTGCGAAGATGCTGATGTCAAACAACCGGCGCTCCCTGCAGGACCTGCACCACGGCCTGGGCATCGGCAACGGAATGCTGAGTGCCTTCCAGCCGCCGCAGCACCACCAGGCACCAATGCCCCCACCGCATCCGCAGCAGATCTACGCCAAtgtgccgcagcagcagcaacaagcGGCACTGTACGCGTATCACCAGATGGACACGGACTACCGCAAGTCCATGTCGGACCTGAACGAGTTTTCCAATCGCCTAATGTTGCCGCCAACGCCGCCGACGAAGCCCCTGAGGGCGATGCAACTGAACGCCAATGGCCATGGCCTTGAGCCGGACTACGCGGTTAGCTCGAGGCAGCGCCAGCCGCCTGTTCCGTACGGCGGATCTCTGGTGAAGATCGCTGGGGCACCGATGCCGCCTCGGATCTCTGGCCAAGGATATCCCGTTCAAGCGTCGGCAGCGGCCGCATACCACCATCAGTCGGCCCAGAACCTGAGCAATATGTCCCGGAACACATTGCTCGCCCTGAGTGCCACCCCCAAACCCAAGTACACGGACGGATGGGTGCAGGTGCAGCAGCGGAAGAGCTACGACAGCCACCAGGCCAACGACCCGGCCTGGCTGTCCGCCCAGCAGCAGAAGCGCAAGTCCATGCCGGACTACGGCGGAGCCCtctacaacaacaaccactggCTGCTCCAGGAGGCGGAGCAGCGACGCATCGAGCAACTCAACCGGCGATCGATGCCGGCCAGTAAGTCGAAGGGCAAGCCGCTGCCCGACTCCATCATCCAAACGCTGACGGAAAGGGTGCAGAGCAAGGGCATAGGCGATCGAAAGCG CTTCGATGGCAACGGCAACTACAGCCAGGTCAACGGCAACACCAATGGctaccagcagcaacagcagaagTCCAACACCACgaacggcagcaacatcaacggCGGCAGCAATCAGGAGAAGGTGCTCAGCGTCAGCGGCAAGAAGAAGTGCTCCCACTGCGGCGACGAACTAG GCCGCGGCGCTGCCATGATCATCGAGTCGCTGTTGCTCTTCTACCACATCAACTGCTTCAAGTGCTGCGTCTGCCACGTCCAGCTGGGAGATGGCCTCAATGGAACCGATGTCCGGGTGCGGAATCACAAGCTGCACTGCCAGAACTGCTACTCCAGCGATGATGGCATCAAGTTCAGCTGCGTCTAG